One stretch of Chitinophaga pendula DNA includes these proteins:
- a CDS encoding GbsR/MarR family transcriptional regulator, giving the protein MKLTEAKAQFVQTWGSLGAQWGINRTMAQIHALLLIMPDPLSAEDIMQELNISRGNTNMNVRELINWGLVERVLIPGERREYFSAEKDIWKVATCIARERKKRELDPIMKVLNQLQDVEGDQKDKHVKAFRDSIQQINKFAQHTDNTISTFIKSEENWFYGALLKLIK; this is encoded by the coding sequence ATGAAGCTGACCGAAGCAAAAGCACAATTTGTACAAACCTGGGGGTCCCTGGGGGCGCAATGGGGTATTAACCGCACCATGGCACAGATACATGCGTTGTTGCTGATCATGCCGGATCCATTGAGTGCAGAGGATATCATGCAGGAGTTGAACATTTCCCGGGGTAATACGAATATGAATGTGCGGGAGTTGATCAACTGGGGCTTGGTGGAGCGGGTATTGATCCCTGGGGAGCGCCGGGAGTATTTTTCTGCAGAGAAGGATATCTGGAAGGTGGCGACCTGCATTGCCCGTGAGCGGAAGAAGCGGGAGTTAGATCCTATTATGAAGGTACTGAACCAACTGCAGGATGTGGAGGGAGACCAGAAGGATAAACATGTAAAGGCGTTCCGGGATTCTATTCAACAGATCAACAAATTTGCCCAGCATACCGATAATACCATCAGCACTTTTATTAAGTCCGAGGAGAATTGGTTTTATGGTGCATTGCTGAAACTCATCAAATAA
- a CDS encoding pyruvate dehydrogenase complex dihydrolipoamide acetyltransferase — protein MAEVIRMPLLSDTMTEGVIAEWHKKVGDTVKADDVIAEVETDKATMEVMGYVEGTLLYIGVEKGKAAKVNEIIAIVGKAGEDYKSLLEGQGGAAAPKAAEPAKAESAPAPKAEAAPAKPADDAAAAEALKNATVIRMPLLSDTMTEGKIVAWNKKVGDTVKSDDVLAEVETDKATMEVIGYADGELLYVGVPEGEAAKVNGIIAIVGKKGTNVDAILAAEKGGGAPAAAAPAATETAAAPATAAASAPVAEEAPASKDGGRVKASPLAKKLAEEKGIDINQVSGSGDGGRIVKRDVDNYVPAAAPAKAAAASTKPAAAAAPAGQESYTDTPLSQMRKVIARRLSESKFTAPHFYLKVDVNMDKAMDARKAINELSPVKVSFNDIVIKACALALRQHPDVNASWMGDFIRHNHHVHIGSAVAIEDGLIVPVIRFADQKSLSQIATEAKELYDKAKNKKLQPQDFSGNTFTVSNLGMMGIDEFTAIINPPDSAILAIGGIKETVISEKGQFKAVNIMKLTLSCDHRSVDGAVGARFLATLKAYLENPVTMLV, from the coding sequence ATGGCAGAAGTTATCAGAATGCCCCTTTTAAGTGATACGATGACAGAAGGGGTGATCGCGGAATGGCATAAAAAGGTAGGAGATACCGTTAAGGCAGACGACGTAATTGCTGAAGTGGAGACTGATAAGGCTACGATGGAGGTGATGGGTTATGTGGAAGGGACCTTATTATATATAGGTGTAGAGAAGGGCAAAGCTGCCAAGGTAAATGAGATCATAGCGATTGTAGGCAAGGCCGGCGAAGATTATAAATCCTTATTAGAAGGTCAAGGTGGTGCTGCTGCTCCCAAGGCTGCAGAACCTGCCAAAGCGGAAAGTGCTCCTGCTCCTAAAGCGGAAGCTGCTCCTGCGAAGCCTGCTGATGATGCAGCTGCTGCTGAAGCGCTGAAAAACGCCACTGTGATCCGTATGCCGCTGCTGAGCGACACGATGACGGAGGGTAAGATAGTAGCCTGGAACAAGAAGGTAGGTGATACGGTGAAGAGTGATGATGTGCTGGCAGAGGTAGAGACGGATAAAGCTACCATGGAAGTGATCGGTTATGCGGATGGTGAGCTGTTGTATGTTGGTGTTCCTGAAGGGGAAGCGGCCAAAGTAAATGGTATCATTGCCATAGTGGGTAAAAAAGGTACTAATGTAGACGCTATACTGGCGGCTGAGAAAGGCGGAGGCGCTCCTGCTGCCGCGGCTCCTGCTGCTACGGAGACTGCTGCTGCTCCTGCCACTGCGGCGGCGAGTGCACCGGTTGCCGAAGAAGCTCCTGCTTCCAAAGACGGTGGTCGTGTGAAAGCATCTCCGCTGGCTAAGAAACTGGCTGAGGAAAAAGGTATTGACATCAACCAGGTATCCGGCTCCGGCGACGGTGGCAGGATTGTGAAGCGTGATGTTGACAACTATGTACCTGCTGCTGCTCCGGCGAAAGCTGCTGCTGCCAGCACTAAACCGGCCGCTGCTGCTGCCCCTGCCGGACAAGAAAGTTATACCGACACGCCGCTGTCCCAGATGCGTAAGGTGATTGCCCGCCGCCTGAGCGAGAGCAAGTTCACAGCGCCTCACTTCTACCTAAAAGTAGATGTGAACATGGACAAGGCGATGGATGCCCGCAAAGCCATCAACGAACTGTCTCCTGTAAAAGTTTCCTTCAACGATATTGTGATCAAAGCCTGTGCGTTGGCCTTGCGTCAGCATCCTGATGTGAATGCCAGCTGGATGGGTGACTTTATCCGTCACAACCACCACGTACATATTGGTTCTGCTGTGGCTATCGAAGACGGTCTGATCGTGCCAGTGATCCGTTTTGCTGATCAAAAGAGCCTGAGCCAGATCGCCACTGAAGCAAAAGAGCTGTATGACAAAGCGAAAAACAAGAAACTGCAACCACAGGACTTCAGCGGTAATACCTTTACCGTATCTAACCTGGGTATGATGGGTATCGACGAATTCACCGCTATCATCAATCCTCCGGATTCTGCTATCCTGGCGATAGGTGGTATCAAAGAAACCGTTATTTCAGAGAAAGGCCAGTTCAAAGCAGTAAATATCATGAAGCTGACCCTGAGCTGCGACCATCGCAGTGTAGACGGAGCAGTAGGCGCCCGCTTCCTGGCGACGCTGAAAGCTTACCTGGAGAACCCGGTAACTATGCTCGTATAA
- a CDS encoding DNA polymerase III subunit gamma/tau: protein MENFIVSARKYRPQNFSTVVGQAHITTTLKNAIRNNQLAHAFLFCGPRGVGKTTCARILAKTINCEHLQPDGEACNQCHSCTSFNEGSSFNIHELDAASNNSVDDIRTLVEQVRFSPQAGKYKIYIIDEVHMLSSSAFNAFLKTLEEPPSYAIFILATTEKHKILPTILSRCQIFDFKRITIQDTVDHLQEICQKEHIQAEPDALHLVAQKTDGCMRDSLSTLDKIVSFTAGHLTYQNTLEHLNILDYDYFFRVMDSVLQQDVAGALLLFDEILQKGFEGDNFLNGWAEFLRNLLLCKEDRVHHLVEVSGNLKDRYKQLSGKVSPAYLVTALHLLNETEINYRQARNKRLHVEMALIKLCYLQQAVTLVADDQSGEVVKKKLVADGAAPQKLRTSFSQPAAAKPTTGAPATTETIAQQEARLTIETTTTQATTPPAAAAPAVPATPAVTAPAPAANNPAPPPPPKATPVTPVAAPAVVPAAPVSAPATAMPSPVSTPVASTAATAAAKTAAPAAGKMTGLAAMKEAMAAKQQVSEAVQRVALTLGALHVYWEEFIDTFRQANKMTVVSNLQLATLKLLGAEEIGIVSRNIVQFRFMEEEKLAISDFFKKKFHNHSLILTLQLDESQQVQDIGPAPLSSREQFQQMAEKYPLVKELKDKLNMELDF from the coding sequence ATGGAGAATTTTATAGTTTCTGCGCGTAAGTACCGCCCCCAGAATTTCTCGACAGTGGTAGGGCAGGCCCATATTACCACTACTTTAAAGAATGCCATCCGGAACAATCAGCTGGCGCATGCCTTTCTGTTCTGTGGACCGAGGGGGGTGGGTAAAACGACCTGTGCCCGTATATTGGCCAAGACCATTAACTGTGAGCATTTGCAGCCGGATGGGGAGGCTTGTAATCAATGTCATTCCTGTACTTCCTTCAATGAGGGGAGTTCATTCAATATTCACGAGCTGGATGCTGCGTCTAACAACTCGGTAGATGATATCCGCACCCTGGTAGAGCAGGTACGGTTCTCTCCGCAGGCGGGCAAGTACAAGATCTATATCATCGATGAGGTACACATGCTCAGTTCTTCGGCATTCAATGCTTTCCTGAAGACGCTGGAGGAGCCTCCTTCCTATGCTATTTTCATTTTAGCGACTACTGAAAAGCACAAGATATTACCTACGATCCTGAGTCGTTGTCAGATATTTGATTTCAAACGTATCACGATACAGGATACCGTAGATCATCTGCAGGAGATCTGCCAGAAAGAGCATATACAGGCGGAGCCTGATGCGTTGCACCTGGTGGCTCAGAAGACGGATGGTTGTATGCGTGACTCTCTGAGTACGTTGGATAAGATCGTGAGTTTTACGGCGGGACATCTTACGTACCAGAATACCCTGGAGCATCTGAACATACTGGATTATGATTATTTCTTCCGGGTGATGGACAGTGTATTGCAACAGGATGTGGCGGGTGCGTTGTTGTTGTTTGACGAGATATTACAGAAAGGTTTTGAAGGTGATAACTTCCTGAATGGTTGGGCGGAGTTTCTGCGTAACCTGTTGTTGTGTAAGGAAGACCGGGTGCATCACCTGGTGGAGGTATCTGGTAATCTGAAGGACCGGTACAAGCAGTTGTCGGGGAAGGTGAGTCCGGCTTACCTGGTTACGGCGTTGCATTTGCTGAATGAGACGGAGATCAACTACCGTCAGGCGCGTAATAAGCGACTGCATGTGGAGATGGCGTTGATCAAACTTTGTTATCTGCAGCAGGCGGTGACGTTGGTGGCAGATGATCAGAGCGGAGAGGTGGTAAAAAAAAAACTGGTAGCTGACGGTGCTGCTCCTCAGAAATTAAGAACCTCTTTTTCACAGCCGGCGGCGGCCAAGCCGACTACCGGTGCTCCGGCTACTACGGAGACGATCGCTCAGCAGGAAGCCCGGCTGACGATAGAAACGACTACTACGCAGGCTACTACTCCCCCTGCGGCGGCGGCTCCGGCAGTTCCTGCTACACCGGCAGTTACGGCCCCTGCCCCTGCTGCTAACAATCCGGCCCCTCCTCCCCCACCCAAAGCGACTCCTGTTACTCCTGTTGCTGCACCTGCTGTGGTGCCGGCTGCGCCTGTGTCTGCACCAGCGACGGCAATGCCTAGTCCAGTATCGACCCCGGTGGCATCGACTGCTGCTACTGCGGCGGCGAAGACAGCGGCACCTGCTGCGGGTAAGATGACCGGGCTGGCGGCGATGAAAGAAGCGATGGCGGCAAAACAGCAGGTATCGGAAGCGGTACAGCGGGTGGCATTGACGTTGGGGGCATTGCATGTATACTGGGAGGAGTTCATCGATACTTTCCGGCAGGCCAACAAGATGACGGTGGTAAGTAACTTGCAACTGGCGACGTTAAAGCTGCTGGGGGCAGAAGAGATCGGTATTGTAAGCCGTAATATTGTGCAGTTCCGTTTTATGGAAGAGGAGAAGCTGGCCATTTCTGATTTCTTTAAGAAGAAGTTTCACAATCACTCACTCATATTAACCCTGCAGTTGGATGAGAGCCAACAGGTACAGGATATAGGTCCTGCGCCGTTGTCCAGCAGGGAGCAGTTCCAGCAGATGGCGGAGAAATACCCCCTGGTGAAGGAGCTAAAGGACAAGCTGAATATGGAACTAGATTTCTAA